A part of Myxococcales bacterium genomic DNA contains:
- a CDS encoding cysteine--tRNA ligase, producing MLALFNTMSRKIEPFKSISPDEVKLYACGPTVYNFAHIGNLRTYIFEDLLRRTLEHAGYKVEHVMNVTDVGHLQSDADEGDDKMSLAAKKEAKSPWEIAKFYEKAFFEDMSKLHIKKPTIVCRATEHIEEMQDFVSQLEKKGYTYNVDGNVYFRINKFPSYTALSRRNLEELQEGARVEVDKRKENPLDFVLWFSNSKFPNQIMKWPSPWGEGFPGWHIECSAMASKYLGEHFDIHCGGIDHISIHHSNEIAQSEACFGKKWVNWWMHGEFLVLQKDKMAKSAGNFLTLTSLIDKGYDSLHYRYLCLGAHYRSQLIFSFEALDGARNAFESLKNRVLSFKLNPESPKNRERKDQLKQDFFAAMENDLDTPVALSVMWESLKDNSISNTEKLELMKDFDEILGLDVDSFQAPLLDEEHMALIKSREAARLNKDWSQADALRDQLLKDGICIKDTKDGTQWYLLNR from the coding sequence ATGCTTGCGCTTTTTAACACCATGTCAAGAAAAATTGAGCCTTTTAAATCTATCAGTCCTGATGAGGTAAAGCTTTATGCCTGTGGACCAACAGTATACAATTTCGCTCATATTGGTAACTTGAGAACTTATATATTTGAAGATCTTTTGCGTCGTACTCTTGAGCATGCAGGCTATAAAGTTGAGCATGTGATGAATGTCACAGATGTTGGACATTTGCAGTCGGATGCTGATGAAGGCGATGACAAAATGTCATTGGCGGCGAAAAAAGAAGCAAAATCTCCTTGGGAAATAGCCAAGTTTTATGAAAAGGCCTTTTTTGAGGATATGTCAAAGCTTCATATAAAAAAACCTACGATAGTGTGCCGTGCAACAGAGCATATAGAGGAAATGCAAGATTTTGTTTCACAGCTTGAAAAGAAGGGCTACACCTACAATGTAGATGGAAATGTTTATTTTCGTATAAATAAATTTCCTAGCTATACGGCGTTATCTCGTAGAAATTTAGAAGAGCTTCAAGAAGGAGCTCGAGTTGAAGTGGATAAGCGCAAAGAAAATCCATTGGATTTTGTTTTGTGGTTTTCTAATAGCAAATTTCCCAATCAAATTATGAAATGGCCTTCACCGTGGGGAGAGGGTTTTCCTGGGTGGCATATTGAATGCTCTGCTATGGCTTCTAAATATTTAGGGGAGCATTTTGATATCCACTGCGGTGGCATTGATCACATCTCTATTCATCACTCTAATGAAATAGCTCAGAGTGAAGCATGCTTTGGAAAAAAATGGGTTAATTGGTGGATGCATGGAGAGTTTTTGGTTTTACAAAAAGATAAAATGGCCAAGTCCGCAGGAAATTTTTTAACTTTAACATCACTTATTGATAAGGGTTATGATTCGCTTCATTATCGATATCTGTGTTTGGGGGCACACTATCGTTCTCAGCTTATTTTTAGTTTTGAGGCTCTCGATGGCGCGCGTAATGCCTTTGAATCATTAAAGAATCGTGTGTTGAGTTTCAAACTCAACCCAGAAAGCCCAAAAAATCGTGAACGCAAAGATCAGTTGAAACAGGATTTTTTTGCCGCTATGGAAAATGATCTCGATACCCCAGTGGCCTTATCGGTGATGTGGGAAAGCCTAAAAGATAACAGCATTTCAAATACAGAAAAACTTGAGCTGATGAAAGATTTTGATGAGATATTGGGCTTAGATGTAGATAGTTTTCAGGCGCCATTGCTCGATGAAGAGCATATGGCTTTGATTAAATCTCGTGAAGCTGCACGCCTCAACAAGGATTGGTCGCAGGCTGATGCCTTGCGAGATCAGCTTCTAAAGGATGGAATTTGCATCAAAGATACTAAGGATGGAACCCAATGGTATTTGCTTAATAGATAA